In a single window of the Acyrthosiphon pisum isolate AL4f chromosome X, pea_aphid_22Mar2018_4r6ur, whole genome shotgun sequence genome:
- the LOC103311146 gene encoding uncharacterized protein LOC103311146 produces MDAQGNAPNNQNIVDNANQVVEAIANMRLPAFWKRSPTLWFNYAESTFVTHRVTANATKVHFVVSALDEEAVRNIGDLLNAAASYSDIRTRLISAYEVPKALLFREIVKPGGLGDRRPSQLLRDMRNSMPPSIGEDALKEFWLQKLPSNVTAILVGLDAPLDELAARADRILDVSNPQSVDVLSKKQFSDLAGAVSALSQQVRSLTKIVNSTEGPSRSRSRVPARSDAEQPEKMCFYHARFGKRARACHSPCSFKQEPREGPTSAPAEN; encoded by the coding sequence ATGGACGCGCAAGGTAACGCGCCTAACAACCAGAACATCGTTGACAACGCGAACCAAGTTGTCGAAGCCATCGCGAACATGCGGCTTCCGGCATTTTGGAAACGCTCCCCGACTCTGTGGTTCAATTACGCGGAGTCCACGTTCGTAACGCATCGCGTCACTGCCAACGCGACCAAGGTACATTTCGTCGTCAGCGCTCTAGATGAAGAAGCAGTGCGGAACATCGGCGACCTTCTGAACGCGGCCGCCTCCTACTCCGACATTCGCACACGTCTCATCAGCGCCTATGAGGTGCCCAAAGCGCTGCTGTTCCGCGAGATTGTTAAGCCCGGAGGTTTGGGTGACCGCCGACCGTCGCAGCTGCTTCGTGACATGCGCAACAGCATGCCACCCAGCATAGGCGAAGACGCGCTAAAAGAATTTTGGCTACAGAAACTCCCGTCGAACGTTACCGCCATCCTCGTGGGTCTCGACGCACCGTTGGACGAGCTGGCCGCACGAGCAGACCGTATTTTGGACGTGTCCAACCCACAGAGCGTCGATGTCCTATCCAAAAAACAGTTTAGCGACCTGGCCGGCGCTGTGTCCGCGTTGTCACAACAAGTCAGGTCCCTTACGAAAATCGTCAACTCCACAGAAGGACCATCGCGGTCACGGTCACGAGTACCCGCGCGTTCGGACGCGGAGCAGCCGGAGAAAATGTGTTTCTACCACGCTAGGTTCGGCAAGAGGGCGCGCGCTTGTCACTCGCCATGCAGTTTCAAGCAAGAGCCACGGGAAGGTCCCACGTCCGCGCCTGCGGAAAACTAA
- the LOC103308205 gene encoding uncharacterized protein LOC103308205, with protein MENENTNADTNNSLTPNNYPAFATVNRVTVKVPPFWKSDPAIWFAQVEAQFHLGGITNDLTKYNHIVGAVDTEILSQVSDIIQKPPDTDRYNTLKNRLIELFTDSQESKLRRLLGDMRLGDKRPSMLLNEMQRLGGMACSTQLLKTLWLQQLPVTTQSCLTMSTNNEYNEDN; from the coding sequence ATGGAAAACGAAAATACGAACGCCGACACAAACAATTCGTTAACCCCAAACAACTATCCAGCCTTTGCGACCGTTAATCGTGTTACTGTCAAAGTGCCGCCATTTTGGAAGAGCGATCCGGCAATATGGTTTGCACAGGTAGAGGCACAATTCCATTTAGGTGGAATTACGAacgatttgacaaaatataaccATATAGTAGGTGCAGTTGACACTGAAATATTATCACAGGTGTCTGACATCATTCAAAAACCCCCGGATACCGACAGAtataatactttgaaaaatcGACTCATCGAATTATTTACCGATAGTCAAGAATCAAAATTACGCAGACTTCTAGGAGACATGCGTTTAGGCGATAAGAGACCGTCAATGCTGCTAAACGAAATGCAAAGACTGGGAGGAATGGCATGTAGCACGCAACTACTTAAAACCTTATGGTTACAACAACTACCGGTAACTACACAATCTTGTCTAACAATGAGTACTAACAATGAGTACAATGAGGACAATTGA